In Phycisphaerae bacterium RAS2, the DNA window GGCGCCTGTCGAATCATGTTCTCCATCGCCGCCGAGAACGTCTGCGTGATCCAGAGTAATTCGTCGGGCTGGCCGTCCCATTCCGTCGGATGAATAATGCGCTCGACGTGAATCTCGTACTCGAACCGTCGCGGGCGCAGCCGCCGGGCGCAGCCGACGATGATCGGCACGCGGTGCGAGATCGCCAGCAGGCCAATGGATTTGTACGTCGATGCCTTGCGCCCGAAGAAATCGACAAAAAGTCCCTTGCTTCCGGCGTTCTGATCGGCGATGAAGCACAGCGTCCCGTTATTCTCCAGTACCTCCTGCGCCGAGCGCGTCACGCCCTTCTTATACAACAGGCGCAGGCCGCTCCGCTCGCGCCGGTCGAGCAGAAACGAATTGATGTACTCGTTGTCCAGCGGGCGCATGACCGCGTCGATGTCGAAGCCCAGCGTGGCGAGCGTGTAACCGAGCAGCTCCCAGTTGCCGTAGTGGCCGGTGATCATGATGCAGCCGCGGCGGGCCAGCAGCTCACGGATCGCCCCCGACAAATCGCCGAGGCAGACGTGCCGCGCCCAGGTCCACTGCGTGATGTAGCGCGGCGCGAGCAGCACCTCGACCGCGAGCATGGCGATCTGCTGCATCGAGGCCAGGGCGACCTGCTCGACGCGAGGCGTGTCCCATTCCGGGAAAGCGAGGCGGATATGCGTCTCGGCGCGGTTGCGATGCTCGCGAAACTTGAGCAGCAACTTATTCAGCGCTCGTTCAATGCCGACCAGCCAGCGAAAGGCCCCCAGCGCCGTCAGCCACCGGGGAAAACGCGTCTCCGGCAAGGCCCGCGGCAGGTGAAACCACACGCCGCCCAACGCAGACATCAAGCGAAGATTCCAATCAATCGGGAACATCGCCATGGCCGTGGCGACGCAGCGCAGCGCCAGATAAGCCGCAAAGTCGATCCACCGGATGCGCTGCTTCATGCACGAAACCTGACCGCGTCACCCCGCCCCCGCCAGACCCGCCGGTGCGGAGCGCGGCGCGCGAGGCTACTATACCCGAATGATGCACGGTCGCTACCGAATGTCCCGCCCGGCGGTCTTTGCGCTGCTCATGGCGCTTTCGTTGATCTCGCTCTTTCTGCCGCCGCGCTGGACCGACGGCCTGAAGCACGTCGTGCAACTCATGGTGCCGGCACAGGACAT includes these proteins:
- the htrB gene encoding Lipid A biosynthesis lauroyl acyltransferase translates to MKQRIRWIDFAAYLALRCVATAMAMFPIDWNLRLMSALGGVWFHLPRALPETRFPRWLTALGAFRWLVGIERALNKLLLKFREHRNRAETHIRLAFPEWDTPRVEQVALASMQQIAMLAVEVLLAPRYITQWTWARHVCLGDLSGAIRELLARRGCIMITGHYGNWELLGYTLATLGFDIDAVMRPLDNEYINSFLLDRRERSGLRLLYKKGVTRSAQEVLENNGTLCFIADQNAGSKGLFVDFFGRKASTYKSIGLLAISHRVPIIVGCARRLRPRRFEYEIHVERIIHPTEWDGQPDELLWITQTFSAAMENMIRQAPEQYLWIHRRWKSRPKEELEAAGGS